Below is a window of bacterium DNA.
GGAAAAAAGGGAAAGAAGCCACAAAATATCTATCTTTTTAAGGCAGGGGATATGGACTAGCCTTATACCTTTCTGCTGGTATCTATCTAATTTAACTTAAAACAGCAAAAGATTACTATCATTTTTTGTTTTGAAAAAACGAAAGGCGTTTGTCCAGATTAACCAACAAACGCCTTTGTCTGTTTTGATACTTTGTGGTATCTAAATGCGGCTCTTTATCAACTAACCCCCCCCGCTAATATCTTTTCTGCCTCTTCTCGGTAAGCATCCATTAAATAAGGGATACCGGTAACCTTAGTGCATTCTTCCGTCAATGACATCAGCTCATCTCTGGTAATGGCATTGATGTTGAAGCAGCGTGCTCCTGCCATAATCTGCTGAAGCCCTACCTTAATCTTTTGTGAATAGCTGTAAATGCCAAGTGCACCTAAAGGAAGATTTTTCATCTCATCCTTGCCAAGCAGATTAGCTACCTCTTCGTAGCAGACGAAGATTTTCTCAACGGTTGTCCCGTATTCATGAACTGTCTTGGGTATATCCTCCTCCTCTATCCATTTGGCAATATTCTTGCCCACCATTCCTGGTATCATCAATGCCCTTCCCATGCAGACCGCCTTTGTAAATGGAGCACCCAGAGCCAATGCTTTAAAAACGCCATCTTCACTGGAAAATCCGCCGGCAAAGGCAATATCTGGCACTTTTTCGCCTTTATCAGCTAACTTCTTGCAGAATTCATAGGAAGCTGCATGTAAATAAAGGGAAGGCATACCCCATTCCTCCATCATCCGCCAGGGGCTCATTCCTGTTCCACCACTTGCACCATCAATCGTGAGAAGGTCAATCTTTGCCTTTGACGACCACTTAATAGCCATAGCCAATTCTCGCAAGCCATAAGCACCTGTCTTTAGGGTTATTCTCTTAAAACCAATATTGCGAAGCCTTTCAACCTCTTTATAAAAACTCTCTTCATCAATAAACCCAAGCCTGCTATGACGCTCAAATTCTTTGATGGCAGTATCATGGAAGGCTTGCTGAATTACAGGGTCTGATGGGTCAGGGGTTACAATATAGCCCCTCTTTTTCAATTCTAATGCCCTTTCTAAAGACCTTACCTTAATCTCTCCACCAATACACTTTGCACCCTGCCCCCATTTAAGCTCAATTGTCTCTAATCCATGCTTGCTATGGACATACTCAGCTACGCCTAAGCGGGTATCCTCCACATTCATCTGAACTAATATCTCGCCATATCCTTTATGATAGCGCTTGTAGGTTTCAATGCGTCTATCCATATCAGGTGCTTTTTTAATCTTGTGGTTAGAGTCAAGTTCTAGCTCAGGGTCAATTCCGCAGACATTTTCTCCACAGACTAAGGTAACGCCACTTATTGCTGCACCAACAGCAAAGTGTTCCCAATTTTTGCGAGCAATCTCAGTAGAGCCAAGTGCTCCTGTAAAGATAGGCACAGACATTTTAACCTTAATATCCCAACCATATTCGGTCTCTGTATTTACCGCTGGAAAGGTAGCTGTATCTGGATCTCCAACTACTCCTTTTGGTAGCCCTTTAGCACCCAAAGCATATCCTTGAATATTAAGATGTGAGTAATCAACAGGATAGTTTTTGTCACCACCTGCGGTTATCTCGCCAAATGGCCCTGGATAGATAACCTCTCTACCGCGAAAGCTTGCTTTGAATACCTCGCAGTTTCCCTTGCAGCCATCTATACATCTACTACATAGCCCACTAGATGGCACTACACTCCTTGAGCGATTTGATGTTTGAGTTGCATCATTCGCATTTGGTTGTTGTAAATTCATTTTTTCTTTATCCTCCTTGCACCTTAAAAAAACAAAAGGGTGCTTTTTTTATTTGACACCCTTGTCATATTTTTCTAATACCACTTTGTATTTAGTATATTGATATTTTAAATATAAATTTACACCTTGTCAATAAATTTTCACAAATGTGTAGTTACAATATCAAAATGTTAAAAAAATAATCTTTATCACCTTGTGCTATGTATTTATCTGTTTGTTCTATATATCGCTTTACCTTAAGATTATTCATCTTATTCTCCATTATACCTTAATATCGCTGGTTTGAAATCACGGGGGTTTAAGACCTTTATTATTCCATGTGAGGGGGCAAGAACAAATAGCCCCTCTTTTTGGGCATTTAGTTCAACACCGCCGCCAAACCTTCCGCCTGCTACTGCGGCGATTATCTCACAGTCTCTATAGAATTTAAAGAAGTCAAAGAATCTTTTATACCAGTTAAGGAAATAGCTCATATCGCTTGGTTCAAAGGTTGTTTTTGCCTCTACAACTAAGGCTGTTTTTTTGTTATTTCTTTCTCCCACAATGATTATATCCGCCTCCCTTTCCTCCTCTGTGCCATTTAAAGAATAAAATCCCTTTACCCTGCGATGTATTTCACTTATCTTTATATTTAGGCTCTTTGCTAGCTTAATTGCCCTTGGTTCAACCAGACCTTCAACAAACTTGCCTAAGCCACCGGTCATCTCTCCCACCATTTTATTAACATTTTTTATCTCTTTGGAAAGCTGAGAATCTGTCTTTTCCAGACCGCCTGTTACTTCTTCTACCATCTTGGCAACATTCTCTATTTCTTTGGAAAGCTGAGAATCTGTCTTTTCCAGACCGCCTGTTACTTCTTTTACCATCTTGGCAACATTCTTTATCTCTTTGGAAAGGTCAGCATGTATTTTTTTCCACTCAATCTCTGTTCTCTGTAGCTGGGCATCTGTTTTTTGAAGCTCGGTCTCTGTCTTTTGCTGCAGGCCATCTGTCTTCTTTTGACTTTCCTTTAATTCCTTTATCCCAAT
It encodes the following:
- a CDS encoding FMN-binding glutamate synthase family protein codes for the protein MNLQQPNANDATQTSNRSRSVVPSSGLCSRCIDGCKGNCEVFKASFRGREVIYPGPFGEITAGGDKNYPVDYSHLNIQGYALGAKGLPKGVVGDPDTATFPAVNTETEYGWDIKVKMSVPIFTGALGSTEIARKNWEHFAVGAAISGVTLVCGENVCGIDPELELDSNHKIKKAPDMDRRIETYKRYHKGYGEILVQMNVEDTRLGVAEYVHSKHGLETIELKWGQGAKCIGGEIKVRSLERALELKKRGYIVTPDPSDPVIQQAFHDTAIKEFERHSRLGFIDEESFYKEVERLRNIGFKRITLKTGAYGLRELAMAIKWSSKAKIDLLTIDGASGGTGMSPWRMMEEWGMPSLYLHAASYEFCKKLADKGEKVPDIAFAGGFSSEDGVFKALALGAPFTKAVCMGRALMIPGMVGKNIAKWIEEEDIPKTVHEYGTTVEKIFVCYEEVANLLGKDEMKNLPLGALGIYSYSQKIKVGLQQIMAGARCFNINAITRDELMSLTEECTKVTGIPYLMDAYREEAEKILAGGVS